A genomic segment from Osmerus mordax isolate fOsmMor3 chromosome 5, fOsmMor3.pri, whole genome shotgun sequence encodes:
- the znf451 gene encoding E3 SUMO-protein ligase ZNF451 isoform X1 has translation MSSSADDDTEDDVEFVSEGPSRPVLECIDLLSDREDNGSSPTEHMIEDEIQRQKDHVTSTLERLARQVAVEKRNRAEKCRAFKERQLSQKAHGQKELTSPGGGDSYNAKRCVDMWLKMPGVTPGGVNTGMGWRRRTAPPPSSSSSNHTCPVINCGRVYDSVALMAGHLKRFDHSPCDPTVTLKGGSTEQFACVACGLHFHTKDEWNTHLQSKVVLPSADGHASDQSCQVIVCYACPSCYHLFYLRDECLQHMAATNHFSQSISLKCVGTTDQLYIAFTTGSKQKAMPVPVPRYARNRLTALCKEVGFRVRCSLCRKVLTSHMEAKAHFNVQCREGCAVAEADQTVAEVMRQLRAHGQCPQCLEVFLSQPDADRHSRLTQHRVEVTRTMDRALLQYCHVSEALLAKRTRPQGDRQARGLETSTPKRDQGERGELAGSPAKRPRLGQGSGALAGSGEAGERGGRGRSVPAWFCECGLRFPDEASVNNHLLAANQIFHQCGVCGKLTGEASIARLHMSRFHGGAHLSNFLFHCRKCKVDMPRQVDILSHVSDAHSGHTYFLEREVPEEPVSAAIAKPSTSGRQGVGVHPELQARTEKPGPGPAPVRQPPPGPRAPQGGQGRWMCRMCEDVFPSEASVLLHCSDPDSHSFQRFVCAHCPQKFFKEATLRRHCSAEHDGQLGVRFFCGLCDSMQYDAHRDFREHYDSLHSRDFYRMDEPQESSAAAARAGEEAPREAASSPAPGEALRGALCPCMAPEKPREGRKARYKACMQRLGCEGGCLYVCAPCGVTNSSYAQMKIHVHTSHPALGLELSFQVQCQACRESHEDVRSFHSHYHAQHCPMDPCATSRTGAASSRHRPGVKQGSGDAHSGEKASRVGSKGEMESQAGCGTAETAPPTGQKQPAVKMKIESNEEMRELEPDSSVSRISEDRGEESDEEMKQALALSAEEAKTTALLDTEIELALQRSLLEY, from the exons ATGTCATCTTCGGCTGATGATGATACTGAGGACGACGTGGAGTTTGTCTCA GAGGGGCCTTCAAGACCGGTTCTGGAATGTATCGATCTCCTCAGTGATCGTGAGGATAATGGAAGTTCACCCACAGAACATATG ATCGAGGATGAGATCCAGCGCCAGAAAGACCACGTCACTTCCACCCTGGAGAGACTGGCCCGCCAGGTGGCCGTGGAGAAGAGGAACAGAGCGGAGAAATGTAGAGCCTTCAAG GAGAGGCAGCTGTCCCAGAAGGCACACGGACAGAAGGAGCTGACCTCTCCGGGCGGGGGAGACAGCTACAACGCCAAGCGCTGCGTGGACATGTGGCTCAAGATGCCAG gtGTGACGCCTGGGGGGGTGAACACAGGGATGGGCTGGCGTCGCCGGACTGCTCCGCCCCCATCCAGCAGCTCGTCCAATCACACCTGCCCGGTCATCAACTGTGGGCGTGTGTACGACAGCGTGGCCCTCATGGCGGGGCACCTGAAGAG gtttgacCACTCCCCCTGCGACCCCACCGTGACCCTGAAGGGCGGCAGCACGGAGCAGTTTGCCTGTGTGGCCTGTGGCCTGCACTTCCACACCAAGGACGAgtggaacacacacctgcagtcaAAG GTCGTCTTGCCCAGTGCAGACGGCCACGCCAGCGACCAGAGCTGCCAAGTCATCGTGTGCTACGCCTGCCCCTCCTGCTACCACCTGTTCTACCTCAGGGACGAGTGTCTGCAGCACATGGCTGCCACCAACCACTTCTCCCAGTCCATCAGTCTCAAATGTG TAGGAACCACAGACCAACTTTATATAGCCTTCACAACAGGATCCAAACAGAAGGCCATGCCGGTTCCTGTTCCCCGCTACGCCAGGAACCGCCTCACAGCTCTGTGTAAGGAGGTGGGCTTCAGGGTGCGGTGCAGCCTCTGTCGCAAGGTGCTTACCTCACACATGGAGGCAAAGGCTCACttcaa TGTGCAGTGCCGAGAGGGCTGTGCGGTGGCGGAGGCGGACCAGACAGTGGCGGAAGTGATGCGGCAGCTGAGGGCTCACGGCCAGTGTCCTCAGTGCCTCGAGGTGTTCCTGAGCCAGCCGGACGCCGACCGCCATTCCCGGCTCACCCAGCACCGGGTGGAGGTGACCCGGACCATGGACCGGGCTCTGCTGCAGTACTGCCACGTCAGTGAAGCCCTGCTCGCCAAGAGGACCAGGcctcagggagacagacaggcccgAGGCCTGGAGACATCCACCCCGAAGAGGgaccagggtgagagaggggagctgGCAGGGTCCCCGGCCAAGCGCCCGAGGCTGGGTCAGGGCTCCGGGGCTCTGGCTGGCTccggggaggctggagagagaggcggaaggGGTCGATCGGTCCCGGCGTGGTTCTGCGAGTGCGGCCTGCGTTTCCCGGACGAGGCCTCCGTCAACAACCACCTCCTGGCCGCCAATCAGATCTTCCACCAGTGCGGCGTGTGCGGCAAGCTGACAGGCGAGGCCTCCATCGCTCGCCTCCACATGAGCCGTTTCCACGGCGGCGCCCACctctccaacttcctgtttcactGCAGGAAATGCAAGGTGGACATGCCCCGCCAGGTGGACATCCTGTCACATGTGTCCGATGCCCACAGTGGCCACACCTacttcctggagagagaggtaccAGAGGAGCCTGTCAGCGCCGCCATCGCCAAACCCTCCACCAGCGGCCGGCAGGGGGTTGGGGTGCACCCGGAGCTCCAAGCCCGCACGGAGAAGCCCGGTCCTGGGCCTGCACCGGTGCGGCAGCCCCCGCCCGGCCCCCGCGCTccgcaggggggccaggggaggTGGATGTGTCGGATGTGCGAGGACGTGTTCCCGTCGGAGGCGTCGGTGCTGCTCCACTGCAGCGACCCGGACAGCCACAGCTTCCAGAGGTTCGTGTGCGCCCACTGTCCCCAGAAGTTCTTCAAGGAGGCCACCCTGCGGAGGCACTGCTCGGCCGAGCACGACGGCCAGCTTGGCGTGCGCTTCTTCTGCGGCCTCTGCGACAGCATGCAGTACGACGCCCACCGCGACTTCCGGGAGCACTACGACAGCCTCCACAGCAGGGACTTCTACCGCATGGACGAGCCCCAGGAGAGCTCCGCTGCTGCGGCCAGGGCGGGAGAGGAGGCCCCCAGGGAGGCTGCATCCAGCCCCGCGCCCGGAGAAGCCCTCCGAGGGGCCCTGTGTCCCTGCATGGCTCCAGAGAAGCcccgagaggggaggaaggccaGGTACAAAGCTTGCATGCAGCGGCTGGGCTGCGAGGGCGGGTGCCTGTATGTATGCGCCCCCTGCGGTGTGACTAACAGCTCATACGCCCAGATGAAGATCCATGTCCACACCTCGCACCCGGCCCTGGGGCTGGAGCTCTCCTTCCAGGTGCAGTGCCAGGCGTGTCGGGAGAGCCATGAGGACGTTCGCAGCTTCCACTCGCACTACCACGCCCAGCACTGCCCTATGGACCCCTGCGCCACCTCCAGGACTGGGGCCGCGAGCTCCAGGCACCGCCCGGGAGTGAAGCAAGGCTCTGGGGACGCTCATTCGGGGGAGAAGGCCTCTCGGGTGGGCAGCAAAGGAGAAATGGAGTCCCAGGCTGGCTGTGGAACAGCGGAAACGGCACCCCCTACAGGCCAAAAACAACCTGCTGTGAAAATGAAAATAGAATCGAATG aggagatgagggagctgGAGCCAGACTCATCTGTCAGCAGGATCTCAGAGGATCGAGGAG AGGAGTCAGATGAGGAGATGAAGCAAGCCTTGGCTCTGAGTGCAGAAGAGGCAAAGACGACAGCGCTTCTCGATACGG AGATTGAACTCGCCCTCCAAAGAAGCCTTCTGGAATACTGA
- the znf451 gene encoding E3 SUMO-protein ligase ZNF451 isoform X2, which translates to MSSSADDDTEDDVEFVSEGPSRPVLECIDLLSDREDNGSSPTEHMIEDEIQRQKDHVTSTLERLARQVAVEKRNRAEKCRAFKERQLSQKAHGQKELTSPGGGDSYNAKRCVDMWLKMPGVTPGGVNTGMGWRRRTAPPPSSSSSNHTCPVINCGRVYDSVALMAGHLKRFDHSPCDPTVTLKGGSTEQFACVACGLHFHTKDEWNTHLQSKVVLPSADGHASDQSCQVIVCYACPSCYHLFYLRDECLQHMAATNHFSQSISLKCGTTDQLYIAFTTGSKQKAMPVPVPRYARNRLTALCKEVGFRVRCSLCRKVLTSHMEAKAHFNVQCREGCAVAEADQTVAEVMRQLRAHGQCPQCLEVFLSQPDADRHSRLTQHRVEVTRTMDRALLQYCHVSEALLAKRTRPQGDRQARGLETSTPKRDQGERGELAGSPAKRPRLGQGSGALAGSGEAGERGGRGRSVPAWFCECGLRFPDEASVNNHLLAANQIFHQCGVCGKLTGEASIARLHMSRFHGGAHLSNFLFHCRKCKVDMPRQVDILSHVSDAHSGHTYFLEREVPEEPVSAAIAKPSTSGRQGVGVHPELQARTEKPGPGPAPVRQPPPGPRAPQGGQGRWMCRMCEDVFPSEASVLLHCSDPDSHSFQRFVCAHCPQKFFKEATLRRHCSAEHDGQLGVRFFCGLCDSMQYDAHRDFREHYDSLHSRDFYRMDEPQESSAAAARAGEEAPREAASSPAPGEALRGALCPCMAPEKPREGRKARYKACMQRLGCEGGCLYVCAPCGVTNSSYAQMKIHVHTSHPALGLELSFQVQCQACRESHEDVRSFHSHYHAQHCPMDPCATSRTGAASSRHRPGVKQGSGDAHSGEKASRVGSKGEMESQAGCGTAETAPPTGQKQPAVKMKIESNEEMRELEPDSSVSRISEDRGEESDEEMKQALALSAEEAKTTALLDTEIELALQRSLLEY; encoded by the exons ATGTCATCTTCGGCTGATGATGATACTGAGGACGACGTGGAGTTTGTCTCA GAGGGGCCTTCAAGACCGGTTCTGGAATGTATCGATCTCCTCAGTGATCGTGAGGATAATGGAAGTTCACCCACAGAACATATG ATCGAGGATGAGATCCAGCGCCAGAAAGACCACGTCACTTCCACCCTGGAGAGACTGGCCCGCCAGGTGGCCGTGGAGAAGAGGAACAGAGCGGAGAAATGTAGAGCCTTCAAG GAGAGGCAGCTGTCCCAGAAGGCACACGGACAGAAGGAGCTGACCTCTCCGGGCGGGGGAGACAGCTACAACGCCAAGCGCTGCGTGGACATGTGGCTCAAGATGCCAG gtGTGACGCCTGGGGGGGTGAACACAGGGATGGGCTGGCGTCGCCGGACTGCTCCGCCCCCATCCAGCAGCTCGTCCAATCACACCTGCCCGGTCATCAACTGTGGGCGTGTGTACGACAGCGTGGCCCTCATGGCGGGGCACCTGAAGAG gtttgacCACTCCCCCTGCGACCCCACCGTGACCCTGAAGGGCGGCAGCACGGAGCAGTTTGCCTGTGTGGCCTGTGGCCTGCACTTCCACACCAAGGACGAgtggaacacacacctgcagtcaAAG GTCGTCTTGCCCAGTGCAGACGGCCACGCCAGCGACCAGAGCTGCCAAGTCATCGTGTGCTACGCCTGCCCCTCCTGCTACCACCTGTTCTACCTCAGGGACGAGTGTCTGCAGCACATGGCTGCCACCAACCACTTCTCCCAGTCCATCAGTCTCAAATGTG GAACCACAGACCAACTTTATATAGCCTTCACAACAGGATCCAAACAGAAGGCCATGCCGGTTCCTGTTCCCCGCTACGCCAGGAACCGCCTCACAGCTCTGTGTAAGGAGGTGGGCTTCAGGGTGCGGTGCAGCCTCTGTCGCAAGGTGCTTACCTCACACATGGAGGCAAAGGCTCACttcaa TGTGCAGTGCCGAGAGGGCTGTGCGGTGGCGGAGGCGGACCAGACAGTGGCGGAAGTGATGCGGCAGCTGAGGGCTCACGGCCAGTGTCCTCAGTGCCTCGAGGTGTTCCTGAGCCAGCCGGACGCCGACCGCCATTCCCGGCTCACCCAGCACCGGGTGGAGGTGACCCGGACCATGGACCGGGCTCTGCTGCAGTACTGCCACGTCAGTGAAGCCCTGCTCGCCAAGAGGACCAGGcctcagggagacagacaggcccgAGGCCTGGAGACATCCACCCCGAAGAGGgaccagggtgagagaggggagctgGCAGGGTCCCCGGCCAAGCGCCCGAGGCTGGGTCAGGGCTCCGGGGCTCTGGCTGGCTccggggaggctggagagagaggcggaaggGGTCGATCGGTCCCGGCGTGGTTCTGCGAGTGCGGCCTGCGTTTCCCGGACGAGGCCTCCGTCAACAACCACCTCCTGGCCGCCAATCAGATCTTCCACCAGTGCGGCGTGTGCGGCAAGCTGACAGGCGAGGCCTCCATCGCTCGCCTCCACATGAGCCGTTTCCACGGCGGCGCCCACctctccaacttcctgtttcactGCAGGAAATGCAAGGTGGACATGCCCCGCCAGGTGGACATCCTGTCACATGTGTCCGATGCCCACAGTGGCCACACCTacttcctggagagagaggtaccAGAGGAGCCTGTCAGCGCCGCCATCGCCAAACCCTCCACCAGCGGCCGGCAGGGGGTTGGGGTGCACCCGGAGCTCCAAGCCCGCACGGAGAAGCCCGGTCCTGGGCCTGCACCGGTGCGGCAGCCCCCGCCCGGCCCCCGCGCTccgcaggggggccaggggaggTGGATGTGTCGGATGTGCGAGGACGTGTTCCCGTCGGAGGCGTCGGTGCTGCTCCACTGCAGCGACCCGGACAGCCACAGCTTCCAGAGGTTCGTGTGCGCCCACTGTCCCCAGAAGTTCTTCAAGGAGGCCACCCTGCGGAGGCACTGCTCGGCCGAGCACGACGGCCAGCTTGGCGTGCGCTTCTTCTGCGGCCTCTGCGACAGCATGCAGTACGACGCCCACCGCGACTTCCGGGAGCACTACGACAGCCTCCACAGCAGGGACTTCTACCGCATGGACGAGCCCCAGGAGAGCTCCGCTGCTGCGGCCAGGGCGGGAGAGGAGGCCCCCAGGGAGGCTGCATCCAGCCCCGCGCCCGGAGAAGCCCTCCGAGGGGCCCTGTGTCCCTGCATGGCTCCAGAGAAGCcccgagaggggaggaaggccaGGTACAAAGCTTGCATGCAGCGGCTGGGCTGCGAGGGCGGGTGCCTGTATGTATGCGCCCCCTGCGGTGTGACTAACAGCTCATACGCCCAGATGAAGATCCATGTCCACACCTCGCACCCGGCCCTGGGGCTGGAGCTCTCCTTCCAGGTGCAGTGCCAGGCGTGTCGGGAGAGCCATGAGGACGTTCGCAGCTTCCACTCGCACTACCACGCCCAGCACTGCCCTATGGACCCCTGCGCCACCTCCAGGACTGGGGCCGCGAGCTCCAGGCACCGCCCGGGAGTGAAGCAAGGCTCTGGGGACGCTCATTCGGGGGAGAAGGCCTCTCGGGTGGGCAGCAAAGGAGAAATGGAGTCCCAGGCTGGCTGTGGAACAGCGGAAACGGCACCCCCTACAGGCCAAAAACAACCTGCTGTGAAAATGAAAATAGAATCGAATG aggagatgagggagctgGAGCCAGACTCATCTGTCAGCAGGATCTCAGAGGATCGAGGAG AGGAGTCAGATGAGGAGATGAAGCAAGCCTTGGCTCTGAGTGCAGAAGAGGCAAAGACGACAGCGCTTCTCGATACGG AGATTGAACTCGCCCTCCAAAGAAGCCTTCTGGAATACTGA
- the znf451 gene encoding E3 SUMO-protein ligase ZNF451 isoform X3, which produces MSSSADDDTEDDVEFVSEGPSRPVLECIDLLSDREDNGSSPTEHMIEDEIQRQKDHVTSTLERLARQVAVEKRNRAEKCRAFKERQLSQKAHGQKELTSPGGGDSYNAKRCVDMWLKMPGVTPGGVNTGMGWRRRTAPPPSSSSSNHTCPVINCGRVYDSVALMAGHLKRFDHSPCDPTVTLKGGSTEQFACVACGLHFHTKDEWNTHLQSKVVLPSADGHASDQSCQVIVCYACPSCYHLFYLRDECLQHMAATNHFSQSISLKCAFTTGSKQKAMPVPVPRYARNRLTALCKEVGFRVRCSLCRKVLTSHMEAKAHFNVQCREGCAVAEADQTVAEVMRQLRAHGQCPQCLEVFLSQPDADRHSRLTQHRVEVTRTMDRALLQYCHVSEALLAKRTRPQGDRQARGLETSTPKRDQGERGELAGSPAKRPRLGQGSGALAGSGEAGERGGRGRSVPAWFCECGLRFPDEASVNNHLLAANQIFHQCGVCGKLTGEASIARLHMSRFHGGAHLSNFLFHCRKCKVDMPRQVDILSHVSDAHSGHTYFLEREVPEEPVSAAIAKPSTSGRQGVGVHPELQARTEKPGPGPAPVRQPPPGPRAPQGGQGRWMCRMCEDVFPSEASVLLHCSDPDSHSFQRFVCAHCPQKFFKEATLRRHCSAEHDGQLGVRFFCGLCDSMQYDAHRDFREHYDSLHSRDFYRMDEPQESSAAAARAGEEAPREAASSPAPGEALRGALCPCMAPEKPREGRKARYKACMQRLGCEGGCLYVCAPCGVTNSSYAQMKIHVHTSHPALGLELSFQVQCQACRESHEDVRSFHSHYHAQHCPMDPCATSRTGAASSRHRPGVKQGSGDAHSGEKASRVGSKGEMESQAGCGTAETAPPTGQKQPAVKMKIESNEEMRELEPDSSVSRISEDRGEESDEEMKQALALSAEEAKTTALLDTEIELALQRSLLEY; this is translated from the exons ATGTCATCTTCGGCTGATGATGATACTGAGGACGACGTGGAGTTTGTCTCA GAGGGGCCTTCAAGACCGGTTCTGGAATGTATCGATCTCCTCAGTGATCGTGAGGATAATGGAAGTTCACCCACAGAACATATG ATCGAGGATGAGATCCAGCGCCAGAAAGACCACGTCACTTCCACCCTGGAGAGACTGGCCCGCCAGGTGGCCGTGGAGAAGAGGAACAGAGCGGAGAAATGTAGAGCCTTCAAG GAGAGGCAGCTGTCCCAGAAGGCACACGGACAGAAGGAGCTGACCTCTCCGGGCGGGGGAGACAGCTACAACGCCAAGCGCTGCGTGGACATGTGGCTCAAGATGCCAG gtGTGACGCCTGGGGGGGTGAACACAGGGATGGGCTGGCGTCGCCGGACTGCTCCGCCCCCATCCAGCAGCTCGTCCAATCACACCTGCCCGGTCATCAACTGTGGGCGTGTGTACGACAGCGTGGCCCTCATGGCGGGGCACCTGAAGAG gtttgacCACTCCCCCTGCGACCCCACCGTGACCCTGAAGGGCGGCAGCACGGAGCAGTTTGCCTGTGTGGCCTGTGGCCTGCACTTCCACACCAAGGACGAgtggaacacacacctgcagtcaAAG GTCGTCTTGCCCAGTGCAGACGGCCACGCCAGCGACCAGAGCTGCCAAGTCATCGTGTGCTACGCCTGCCCCTCCTGCTACCACCTGTTCTACCTCAGGGACGAGTGTCTGCAGCACATGGCTGCCACCAACCACTTCTCCCAGTCCATCAGTCTCAAATGTG CCTTCACAACAGGATCCAAACAGAAGGCCATGCCGGTTCCTGTTCCCCGCTACGCCAGGAACCGCCTCACAGCTCTGTGTAAGGAGGTGGGCTTCAGGGTGCGGTGCAGCCTCTGTCGCAAGGTGCTTACCTCACACATGGAGGCAAAGGCTCACttcaa TGTGCAGTGCCGAGAGGGCTGTGCGGTGGCGGAGGCGGACCAGACAGTGGCGGAAGTGATGCGGCAGCTGAGGGCTCACGGCCAGTGTCCTCAGTGCCTCGAGGTGTTCCTGAGCCAGCCGGACGCCGACCGCCATTCCCGGCTCACCCAGCACCGGGTGGAGGTGACCCGGACCATGGACCGGGCTCTGCTGCAGTACTGCCACGTCAGTGAAGCCCTGCTCGCCAAGAGGACCAGGcctcagggagacagacaggcccgAGGCCTGGAGACATCCACCCCGAAGAGGgaccagggtgagagaggggagctgGCAGGGTCCCCGGCCAAGCGCCCGAGGCTGGGTCAGGGCTCCGGGGCTCTGGCTGGCTccggggaggctggagagagaggcggaaggGGTCGATCGGTCCCGGCGTGGTTCTGCGAGTGCGGCCTGCGTTTCCCGGACGAGGCCTCCGTCAACAACCACCTCCTGGCCGCCAATCAGATCTTCCACCAGTGCGGCGTGTGCGGCAAGCTGACAGGCGAGGCCTCCATCGCTCGCCTCCACATGAGCCGTTTCCACGGCGGCGCCCACctctccaacttcctgtttcactGCAGGAAATGCAAGGTGGACATGCCCCGCCAGGTGGACATCCTGTCACATGTGTCCGATGCCCACAGTGGCCACACCTacttcctggagagagaggtaccAGAGGAGCCTGTCAGCGCCGCCATCGCCAAACCCTCCACCAGCGGCCGGCAGGGGGTTGGGGTGCACCCGGAGCTCCAAGCCCGCACGGAGAAGCCCGGTCCTGGGCCTGCACCGGTGCGGCAGCCCCCGCCCGGCCCCCGCGCTccgcaggggggccaggggaggTGGATGTGTCGGATGTGCGAGGACGTGTTCCCGTCGGAGGCGTCGGTGCTGCTCCACTGCAGCGACCCGGACAGCCACAGCTTCCAGAGGTTCGTGTGCGCCCACTGTCCCCAGAAGTTCTTCAAGGAGGCCACCCTGCGGAGGCACTGCTCGGCCGAGCACGACGGCCAGCTTGGCGTGCGCTTCTTCTGCGGCCTCTGCGACAGCATGCAGTACGACGCCCACCGCGACTTCCGGGAGCACTACGACAGCCTCCACAGCAGGGACTTCTACCGCATGGACGAGCCCCAGGAGAGCTCCGCTGCTGCGGCCAGGGCGGGAGAGGAGGCCCCCAGGGAGGCTGCATCCAGCCCCGCGCCCGGAGAAGCCCTCCGAGGGGCCCTGTGTCCCTGCATGGCTCCAGAGAAGCcccgagaggggaggaaggccaGGTACAAAGCTTGCATGCAGCGGCTGGGCTGCGAGGGCGGGTGCCTGTATGTATGCGCCCCCTGCGGTGTGACTAACAGCTCATACGCCCAGATGAAGATCCATGTCCACACCTCGCACCCGGCCCTGGGGCTGGAGCTCTCCTTCCAGGTGCAGTGCCAGGCGTGTCGGGAGAGCCATGAGGACGTTCGCAGCTTCCACTCGCACTACCACGCCCAGCACTGCCCTATGGACCCCTGCGCCACCTCCAGGACTGGGGCCGCGAGCTCCAGGCACCGCCCGGGAGTGAAGCAAGGCTCTGGGGACGCTCATTCGGGGGAGAAGGCCTCTCGGGTGGGCAGCAAAGGAGAAATGGAGTCCCAGGCTGGCTGTGGAACAGCGGAAACGGCACCCCCTACAGGCCAAAAACAACCTGCTGTGAAAATGAAAATAGAATCGAATG aggagatgagggagctgGAGCCAGACTCATCTGTCAGCAGGATCTCAGAGGATCGAGGAG AGGAGTCAGATGAGGAGATGAAGCAAGCCTTGGCTCTGAGTGCAGAAGAGGCAAAGACGACAGCGCTTCTCGATACGG AGATTGAACTCGCCCTCCAAAGAAGCCTTCTGGAATACTGA